In Arthrobacter sp. MN05-02, one genomic interval encodes:
- a CDS encoding DNA helicase, translating to MTSTLHDAPTASAGGTAAGPAAGPAVGYDAVLESLRDVPGQVLVLGAPGSGKSSLLTDLAVLRIGAGRVDPEGLLLLGPTRAAATRLRDELTAKLERSISTAPARTWASYAFDLIRRARAEGRTPAITRPPRLLSGAEQDLIIKGLLSGHGRDGAPELAWPVGLALALPTRGFRQEIRDLFDRVSEYGVPADDLAAWGERFDRPDWVAAAALYREYRDVLDLRMPEAFDPAGILTAARELLETDRDFLDRERRRLQLVLVDDYQEANPAVHALLGLIGAGKDVVVTSCPDTVAQGFRGARPELTGRLSTLFRRGGGLTTVTLPASLTLHGRLAEAWSNVAVRISTTGVSTAYRSQPHRPEDADVDARQYPRQDAAAADVTVGSGTPGRAVSAHVLDSAFHEQRFVTQRVLEAHLFGGRSLDDIAVIVRNGAQVSAVQRFLTAQGIAVNVPAAETAIREEPAVRPLLDLYAVVVGRGELDTELCISLLTSRIGGAGSLELRRLRQVLRRTELQQGGGRTSDELLTALFASPEEIAALPSEGAPVRRLHRMLDAGRAAVADPGSDPETVLWALWSASGLAQQWSGAALSEGPSSTRADRDLDAMMALFHTAERFVEQMPGADPGLFLDYILSQDIPMDTLAQRTTRQASVSVLTPASAAGRHWPLVIVAGVQDGVWPNLRLRGELLGSGELRALLDHGESFRSNRDPVSLLQDIRFDELRTFSLAVSRATQELVCCAVASQDEQPSQFLDVLDPLPPGTAQRPRTEVLRPVTLRALVAELRKFAQDPQAGAALSGGAVRHLGRMAVLEPPVPGAHPAQWWGVLDLSSEEPVVPQDQPIPVSPSKVESVLTSPLSWFVSAAGGERTTDFARSLGTLVHQIAQDMPEASGTEYVRELERRWPQLGMKDSWEGRSDFRRAEGMVRKLAAYVLWMRQAGRSLQATEVDFSVDLDVRIEGADRIARLRGQIDRLELDADGRFVVVDLKTGKSAPVGADIARHPQLAAYQTAVASGALLDTSDADAGKEPADADGGVSAGPGSLEPGGASLVQLGTKAKGISVQEQPPVGPEDTWARTMIEDAAVLMAAATFDTIHDPRRSGFGGSGCRLPEICPLCEEGKQVTQ from the coding sequence ATGACCAGCACGCTCCATGATGCTCCGACGGCATCCGCCGGCGGCACCGCGGCCGGGCCCGCCGCCGGCCCGGCGGTCGGCTACGACGCCGTCCTCGAGTCGCTGCGGGACGTTCCCGGTCAGGTCCTCGTCCTCGGCGCTCCCGGGAGCGGGAAGTCCTCGCTGCTCACGGACCTCGCGGTCCTGCGGATCGGGGCGGGGCGCGTGGATCCCGAGGGGCTCCTCCTCCTCGGCCCCACGCGTGCCGCGGCGACGAGGCTCCGCGACGAGCTCACCGCCAAGCTCGAGCGCAGCATCAGCACCGCCCCTGCCCGCACCTGGGCCTCCTACGCGTTCGACCTCATCCGCCGCGCCCGGGCCGAGGGTCGCACCCCCGCCATCACGCGGCCGCCCCGGCTCCTGTCCGGAGCCGAGCAGGACCTCATCATCAAGGGGCTCCTCTCTGGGCACGGACGTGACGGCGCCCCCGAGCTCGCCTGGCCCGTGGGCCTGGCCCTCGCGCTGCCGACGCGGGGTTTCCGGCAGGAGATCCGCGACCTGTTCGACCGTGTGAGCGAGTACGGTGTGCCGGCCGACGACCTGGCGGCCTGGGGCGAGCGGTTCGACCGGCCGGACTGGGTTGCGGCGGCCGCGCTGTACCGCGAATACCGCGACGTCCTCGATCTCCGCATGCCCGAAGCCTTCGACCCGGCGGGAATCCTCACGGCGGCACGGGAGCTCCTCGAGACCGACCGCGACTTCCTCGACAGGGAGCGCAGACGCCTGCAGCTCGTGCTCGTCGACGACTACCAGGAGGCGAATCCCGCCGTCCACGCACTGCTGGGCCTCATCGGAGCGGGGAAGGACGTGGTCGTGACCTCCTGCCCCGACACCGTGGCACAAGGCTTCCGCGGAGCCCGTCCCGAACTGACCGGGCGTCTCTCCACCCTCTTCCGGCGGGGCGGCGGCCTGACGACGGTGACCCTGCCCGCGTCGCTGACGCTGCACGGCCGGCTGGCCGAGGCGTGGAGCAATGTCGCCGTGCGCATCTCGACCACGGGCGTGAGTACCGCCTACCGGTCCCAGCCGCACCGGCCGGAGGACGCCGACGTGGACGCCCGGCAGTACCCGCGCCAGGACGCCGCGGCCGCCGATGTGACGGTGGGGAGCGGGACACCCGGCCGGGCGGTGTCCGCCCATGTGCTCGACAGCGCCTTCCACGAGCAGCGCTTCGTCACGCAGCGGGTGCTCGAAGCCCACCTGTTCGGCGGACGCAGCCTCGACGACATCGCCGTCATCGTCCGGAACGGCGCGCAGGTGTCCGCGGTGCAGCGCTTCCTGACGGCGCAGGGCATCGCCGTCAACGTGCCCGCGGCGGAGACGGCCATCCGGGAGGAACCCGCCGTCCGTCCGCTGCTGGACCTGTACGCGGTGGTCGTGGGACGCGGTGAGCTCGACACCGAGCTGTGCATTTCGCTGCTCACGTCGCGGATCGGCGGCGCGGGCAGCCTGGAACTCCGGCGCCTCCGCCAGGTCCTGCGACGCACGGAACTGCAGCAGGGTGGAGGCCGCACGAGTGACGAGCTCCTGACGGCACTGTTCGCCTCGCCCGAGGAGATCGCCGCGCTGCCCTCCGAGGGCGCGCCCGTGCGGCGCCTGCACCGGATGCTCGACGCGGGGAGGGCTGCGGTCGCCGATCCCGGCAGCGACCCGGAGACCGTCCTGTGGGCGCTGTGGTCGGCCTCCGGCCTCGCGCAGCAGTGGTCGGGCGCGGCCCTGTCGGAGGGGCCGTCGTCGACGCGCGCCGATCGGGACCTGGACGCGATGATGGCCCTGTTCCACACGGCGGAACGCTTCGTGGAACAGATGCCGGGCGCGGATCCGGGCCTGTTCCTCGACTACATCCTCAGCCAGGACATCCCCATGGACACCCTCGCACAGCGCACCACCCGCCAGGCCTCGGTGTCGGTACTCACGCCGGCGAGTGCAGCCGGTCGTCACTGGCCCCTCGTGATCGTGGCCGGCGTGCAGGACGGTGTCTGGCCGAACCTCAGGCTGCGCGGCGAGCTCCTCGGATCCGGCGAGCTCCGCGCGCTGCTCGACCACGGCGAGTCGTTCCGGAGCAACCGGGACCCCGTGTCCCTGCTGCAGGACATCCGTTTCGACGAGCTGCGCACGTTCTCCCTCGCCGTGTCCCGCGCCACCCAGGAGCTGGTGTGCTGCGCCGTCGCCTCCCAGGACGAGCAGCCGTCCCAGTTCCTCGACGTCCTGGACCCGCTTCCTCCCGGCACCGCCCAGCGCCCACGGACCGAGGTCCTGCGGCCCGTCACGCTGCGCGCCCTCGTCGCCGAGCTGCGCAAGTTCGCGCAGGATCCGCAGGCCGGCGCCGCGCTGTCCGGCGGGGCCGTCCGGCATCTCGGCCGGATGGCCGTCCTCGAGCCGCCGGTACCGGGAGCCCACCCTGCACAGTGGTGGGGCGTCCTGGATTTGAGCAGCGAGGAGCCGGTTGTCCCGCAGGATCAGCCCATCCCCGTGTCACCCTCGAAGGTCGAGTCGGTACTCACCTCACCCCTGAGCTGGTTCGTGTCGGCGGCCGGAGGGGAGCGGACCACGGACTTCGCACGCTCCCTCGGGACACTCGTGCACCAGATCGCACAGGACATGCCGGAGGCGAGCGGCACCGAGTACGTCCGGGAACTCGAACGGCGCTGGCCGCAGCTCGGCATGAAGGACTCCTGGGAGGGCCGGTCCGACTTCCGGCGGGCGGAGGGCATGGTACGGAAGCTGGCCGCGTACGTGCTGTGGATGCGGCAGGCGGGCCGGTCGCTGCAGGCGACGGAGGTCGACTTCTCCGTGGACCTCGACGTGAGGATCGAGGGTGCGGACAGGATCGCCCGCCTGCGCGGCCAGATCGACCGGTTGGAACTCGACGCCGACGGCAGGTTCGTGGTCGTCGACCTGAAGACGGGGAAGAGCGCGCCCGTCGGCGCGGACATCGCCCGTCATCCGCAGCTCGCCGCCTACCAGACCGCCGTCGCCTCGGGAGCCCTGCTCGACACCTCGGACGCCGACGCCGGCAAGGAGCCTGCCGACGCGGACGGAGGCGTGAGCGCGGGACCCGGGTCGCTGGAGCCGGGTGGGGCGTCCCTCGTCCAGCTGGGGACCAAGGCGAAGGGGATCTCCGTCCAGGAACAGCCACCCGTGGGCCCCGAGGACACGTGGGCGCGGACCATGATCGAGGACGCCGCCGTCCTTATGGCGGCCGCGACCTTCGACACCATCCACGATCCACGCCGCTCGGGCTTCGGCGGGAGCGGCTGTCGCCTGCCGGAGATCTGTCCGCTGTGTGAAGAAGGAAAGCAGGTGACGCAGTGA
- a CDS encoding 3'-5' exonuclease → MTSWHERPRAAFDLETTGRDPLTARVVTATIVLVDGAGEVLEHHEWLADPGIEIPDDAAAIHGVTTTHARANGLPAAEVVRGIAAVLARLFTAGVPVLAFNARYDFTVLAQEGHRHAVTVPHPMPVIDPFILDKQADRYRRGKRTLTALCEHYGIHFENAHTSAADVLATLQVGRVLAERYAFLRRPAVELHTALVGWADRQAAGFEEYLRRTEPTAVVERAWPVIEPVAHAVGPAVAPAVEPVAPAVGSAVGTALGPAVGTTRPAEAATQPLHPVAAPV, encoded by the coding sequence ATGACCAGCTGGCATGAGCGTCCGAGGGCCGCCTTCGACCTCGAGACGACGGGACGGGACCCGCTGACGGCCCGGGTCGTCACCGCGACGATCGTGCTCGTCGACGGCGCCGGGGAAGTGCTCGAACACCACGAGTGGCTGGCGGACCCGGGTATCGAGATCCCGGACGACGCCGCTGCGATCCACGGGGTCACGACGACCCACGCCCGGGCCAACGGCCTGCCCGCCGCCGAGGTGGTCCGCGGCATCGCGGCGGTCCTCGCTCGGCTCTTCACCGCGGGCGTGCCCGTCCTCGCCTTCAACGCGCGGTACGACTTCACGGTGCTCGCGCAGGAGGGCCACCGCCACGCCGTGACGGTCCCCCATCCCATGCCGGTGATCGATCCGTTCATCCTGGACAAGCAGGCGGACCGCTACCGGCGCGGCAAGCGGACGCTGACGGCGCTCTGCGAGCACTACGGCATCCACTTCGAGAACGCCCACACCTCCGCGGCCGACGTCCTCGCGACGCTGCAGGTGGGCCGGGTCCTCGCCGAGCGGTACGCCTTCCTGCGCCGGCCCGCCGTCGAGCTCCACACCGCGCTGGTCGGCTGGGCCGATCGGCAGGCCGCCGGCTTCGAGGAGTACCTCCGCCGGACGGAGCCTACCGCGGTGGTCGAACGCGCCTGGCCGGTCATCGAACCCGTCGCGCACGCTGTCGGACCCGCTGTCGCACCCGCCGTCGAGCCTGTCGCACCCGCTGTCGGATCCGCTGTCGGGACTGCCCTCGGACCCGCTGTCGGGACTACCCGGCCCGCCGAGGCGGCGACGCAGCCGCTGCACCCGGTGGCTGCGCCGGTCTGA
- a CDS encoding ATP-dependent DNA helicase, with protein sequence MTAESRPTPTYSARRLAELLHTDPDAPVQYPTEDQARVIEAPLEPLLVIAGAGSGKTKTMADRVVWLVANGLVRPEQILGVTFTRKAAGELASRVRQRLAQLYSALAEDDRQIAGGDALDRLDPAISTYHSFANGIVQDYGLRIGVERDSVMLGTAQSWQLAHSVVEAYDGEWEHFTAAKSTLVKAVLDMAGECAEHLVTPGTVRDELRRHIDSVVAQPYVAGSTRAATQKVQELLDKLRTRVTVTELAERYAAAKLARRQLDFGDLVSLAARIARDIPEAGRMEREKYRVVLLDEFQDTSHAQMVLFSRLFADGRSVTAVGDPHQSIYGFRGASAGQLATFRTAFPRVTGQGRAPSDVAHLSVAWRNSTSILEAANTVSAPLNVPAPWLRNTTVQQVPGLVARPGAPLGEVTLGRFLTDAPVGGAGATDDGASPAGPAAPSLLSEAEAVTREVLRQRRRSFETDDAGNPLRPTMAVLCRGRKQFEPIRRELERAGVPVQVVGLGGLLRTPEIVDLLATLRVLGDPDRSDSMLRLLSGARWRLGPADLMALGDWSRQLARTREAMFRRGNTAGEELDDDQSRDAVVAPDLAEAGSLVEAVDYLPPTGWVSSSGRTLSDTARRRLDALRHELRALRGFVGDDLGSMIGEVERTILLDIEVAAKPGVSIHEARRNLDAFTEAVAGFVSTAERVDLPAFLAWLEAADQEEDGLPVAQLEASRDAVQLLTVHASKGLEWDVVFVPGLNEGSFPSGKDSRWSSGDSSIPWPLRGDAAELPHWDWEQQDQKEWLASEKEFTEEARAHAEREERRLAYVAFTRAKHALVCTSSAWGGGRSKPSGPSAYLDDLVTLAVAGAAGYTLPHWLQEEHQGDTNPANARPERASWPFDPLGPRRSSMERAAQAVLEQAAAPALEVDVDGGRWGPEVRLALARQARERERLPLTLPSHISASTLVELREDPDAVMQQLRRPLPRRPGTAARKGTAFHAWIEEFYGAGGMLDLGEYPGGADAYVDETLGLKDMAAIFERSEWALREPAAIEVPIETKIGSIVVRGRIDAVFRDADGGWDLIDWKTGRPPSPDRRAAKAVQLAVYRLAWSRLKEVPLDTVRAAFFYVADNLVVRPHDLADAAELEAIIAAADTAAGS encoded by the coding sequence GTGACGGCCGAGTCGCGCCCGACCCCGACCTACTCCGCCCGCCGACTGGCGGAACTGCTCCACACCGACCCGGACGCCCCGGTACAGTACCCGACCGAGGACCAGGCCCGCGTCATCGAGGCCCCGCTCGAACCCCTCCTCGTCATCGCCGGAGCCGGTTCGGGGAAGACCAAGACGATGGCCGACAGGGTCGTCTGGCTCGTCGCCAACGGGCTCGTGCGGCCCGAGCAGATCCTCGGAGTCACCTTCACCCGCAAGGCGGCGGGCGAGCTCGCCTCCCGCGTCCGGCAGCGGCTCGCGCAGCTCTATTCGGCACTCGCCGAGGACGATCGCCAGATCGCAGGCGGGGATGCGCTCGACCGGCTCGACCCCGCCATCTCCACCTACCACTCCTTCGCGAACGGCATCGTCCAGGACTACGGCCTGCGCATCGGGGTCGAGCGTGACTCGGTCATGCTCGGCACGGCCCAGTCCTGGCAGCTCGCCCACTCCGTCGTGGAGGCGTACGACGGCGAATGGGAACACTTCACGGCCGCCAAGAGCACGCTCGTGAAGGCGGTGCTGGACATGGCCGGTGAGTGCGCGGAGCACCTCGTCACGCCCGGGACCGTCCGGGACGAGCTCCGTCGCCACATCGATTCCGTCGTCGCCCAGCCCTACGTCGCGGGGTCCACCAGGGCTGCCACGCAGAAGGTGCAGGAGCTGCTCGACAAGCTGCGCACCCGCGTCACCGTGACGGAACTCGCGGAGCGCTACGCCGCCGCCAAGCTCGCACGCCGCCAGCTCGACTTCGGCGACCTGGTCTCCCTCGCAGCGCGGATCGCGCGGGACATACCGGAGGCCGGCAGGATGGAGCGCGAGAAGTACAGGGTGGTGCTCCTGGACGAGTTCCAGGACACCTCCCACGCCCAGATGGTGCTGTTCTCGAGGCTCTTCGCCGACGGTCGTTCCGTCACGGCCGTGGGCGATCCCCACCAGTCGATCTACGGCTTCAGGGGAGCCTCGGCGGGCCAGCTGGCCACCTTCCGCACTGCGTTCCCGCGGGTGACCGGGCAGGGGCGGGCGCCGTCGGACGTAGCCCACCTGTCGGTCGCGTGGCGTAACTCGACCTCTATCCTCGAGGCGGCGAACACGGTGTCGGCGCCCCTGAACGTGCCCGCGCCATGGCTCCGCAACACCACTGTCCAGCAGGTCCCCGGACTCGTCGCGCGCCCCGGGGCACCCCTGGGTGAGGTGACGCTGGGGCGCTTCCTCACCGATGCGCCTGTCGGGGGTGCCGGTGCCACCGACGACGGTGCATCCCCTGCCGGTCCAGCGGCCCCGTCCCTCCTGAGCGAAGCGGAGGCGGTGACGCGGGAGGTCCTGCGCCAGCGGCGCCGGAGCTTCGAGACCGACGACGCCGGGAATCCCCTCCGTCCGACGATGGCCGTCCTGTGCAGGGGACGCAAGCAGTTCGAGCCGATCCGTCGGGAACTGGAGCGTGCAGGCGTCCCGGTCCAGGTGGTGGGCCTCGGCGGCCTGCTGCGGACGCCCGAGATCGTCGACCTGCTGGCCACCCTCAGGGTGCTGGGCGACCCCGACCGCTCGGACTCGATGCTGCGTCTCCTGTCGGGAGCACGATGGCGGTTGGGGCCGGCAGACCTCATGGCACTGGGTGACTGGTCGAGGCAGCTCGCCCGTACCCGCGAGGCGATGTTCAGGCGCGGCAACACCGCAGGGGAGGAGCTCGACGACGACCAGAGCCGGGACGCCGTCGTCGCACCGGATCTGGCCGAGGCCGGCAGTTTGGTGGAAGCCGTGGACTACCTCCCGCCGACCGGCTGGGTGTCCTCCTCCGGGCGGACGCTGAGTGACACCGCGCGGCGGCGGCTCGATGCCCTCCGGCACGAACTGCGCGCGCTCCGCGGCTTCGTGGGGGACGACCTCGGCAGCATGATCGGGGAGGTGGAGCGCACCATCCTGCTGGACATCGAGGTGGCCGCCAAGCCGGGCGTGAGCATCCATGAGGCACGCCGCAATCTCGACGCGTTCACGGAGGCCGTCGCAGGATTCGTCTCGACCGCCGAGCGGGTCGACCTCCCGGCCTTCCTCGCATGGCTCGAAGCGGCGGACCAGGAGGAGGACGGGCTGCCCGTGGCGCAGCTCGAGGCGAGCAGGGACGCGGTGCAGCTGCTGACGGTCCACGCCTCGAAAGGGCTGGAGTGGGACGTCGTGTTCGTGCCGGGCCTCAACGAGGGCTCCTTCCCGAGCGGGAAGGACTCGCGGTGGAGCAGCGGCGACTCCTCGATCCCGTGGCCGCTGCGCGGCGACGCTGCCGAGCTGCCGCACTGGGACTGGGAGCAGCAGGACCAGAAGGAGTGGCTCGCCAGCGAGAAGGAATTCACGGAGGAAGCCAGGGCGCACGCGGAACGGGAGGAACGCCGGCTCGCCTACGTCGCGTTCACGCGGGCCAAGCACGCCCTGGTCTGCACCTCCTCGGCCTGGGGCGGCGGACGGTCCAAACCCTCCGGTCCTTCGGCCTACCTGGATGATCTGGTGACCCTCGCCGTGGCCGGCGCCGCCGGGTACACCCTGCCGCACTGGCTGCAGGAGGAGCACCAGGGCGACACGAACCCTGCGAATGCCCGGCCGGAACGCGCCAGCTGGCCCTTCGACCCGCTCGGGCCCCGCCGGAGCTCGATGGAACGCGCTGCGCAGGCCGTCCTGGAGCAGGCCGCAGCCCCCGCGCTCGAGGTGGACGTCGATGGAGGGCGGTGGGGGCCGGAGGTCCGCCTCGCGCTGGCCCGGCAGGCCCGCGAACGCGAACGGTTGCCGCTCACCCTGCCGTCGCACATCTCCGCATCGACTCTCGTGGAGCTCCGGGAAGATCCGGATGCGGTCATGCAGCAACTGCGGCGCCCGCTGCCGCGCCGGCCCGGTACGGCGGCCCGCAAGGGCACGGCGTTCCACGCCTGGATCGAGGAGTTCTACGGGGCCGGCGGCATGCTCGACCTCGGGGAGTACCCGGGTGGAGCGGACGCCTACGTGGACGAGACACTCGGCCTGAAGGACATGGCCGCCATCTTCGAGCGGTCCGAGTGGGCCCTCCGTGAGCCCGCCGCCATCGAGGTCCCCATCGAGACGAAGATCGGCAGCATCGTGGTGCGCGGCCGGATCGACGCCGTCTTCAGGGACGCCGACGGCGGGTGGGACCTGATCGACTGGAAGACCGGCCGCCCGCCCTCCCCGGACCGCCGCGCCGCCAAGGCCGTGCAGCTGGCGGTGTACCGTCTTGCCTGGTCGCGCCTGAAGGAAGTGCCGCTCGACACGGTCCGGGCGGCCTTCTTCTACGTCGCCGACAACCTCGTCGTGCGTCCGCACGACCTCGCCGATGCGGCGGAGCTGGAAGCCATCATCGCAGCGGCGGACACCGCGGCCGGCTCCTGA
- a CDS encoding DNA helicase encodes MSGLLLEESILEGLDDEQRMVASSLSGPLCVLAGAGTGKTRAITHRIAYGVHTGVYKPQQVLAVTFTARAAAEMRSRLRDLGAGGVQARTFHAAALRQLQYFWPQAVGGPLPALVDHKAQLIAESARRLRLSTDRAAIRDVAAEIEWAKVSMLTPDAYAAAAAGRAEPAGMDLTTVSRIFSAYEDLKIDRNLIDFEDVLLTTVAILEEDEKVAATVRAQYRHFVVDEYQDVSPLQQRMLDLWLGERRELCVVGDASQTIYSFTGATSRHLLDFTKRYEGAQVVRLVRDYRSTPQVVRAANTLLAARSSEVDRRATGTTWSAPLELVAQRPQGPEPVFTECSDDEAEAAECARRIGVLLDQGVKASEIAILYRTNGQSEAYEQALASAGIGYQLRGGERFFQRREVRDALLQLRAAARTQGDDDVPQQVRDVLASLGYTSVAPQNAGAVREKWESLAALVGLADELNRVRGPEAFTLQMFVAELEERAAAQHAPTVQGVTLASLHSAKGLEWDAVFLVGLSEGLMPISFADTQEAVDEERRLLYVGITRARIHLSMSWSTSRSPGGRASRKPSRFLDALRPAGTGQASFRQPRAKATRKTAGPAVCRVCKRPLLTGSERKMGRCNDCPATYEEQTFEALRAWRLGEARDKDVPAFVVFTDATLVAIAEARPETLDELGELAGVGSAMLERYGEAVLEIISGNA; translated from the coding sequence GTGTCTGGGTTATTGCTCGAGGAGAGCATCCTCGAGGGGCTCGACGACGAACAGCGCATGGTGGCCAGTTCCCTCTCCGGTCCACTCTGCGTTCTGGCCGGGGCCGGTACGGGAAAGACGCGGGCCATCACCCATAGGATCGCCTACGGCGTGCACACCGGCGTCTACAAGCCCCAGCAGGTGCTCGCGGTGACCTTCACGGCGCGTGCCGCGGCGGAGATGCGCTCGCGGCTCCGGGACCTCGGCGCGGGCGGGGTGCAGGCGCGTACCTTCCATGCCGCAGCCCTCCGCCAGTTGCAGTATTTCTGGCCGCAGGCCGTCGGCGGGCCGCTGCCCGCCCTGGTCGACCACAAGGCGCAGCTGATCGCGGAATCGGCGCGGCGGTTACGCCTGTCCACGGACCGCGCTGCGATCCGGGACGTGGCGGCAGAGATCGAATGGGCCAAGGTCTCGATGCTGACCCCGGATGCCTACGCAGCGGCGGCAGCGGGTCGGGCGGAGCCGGCGGGGATGGACCTGACCACGGTGTCACGGATCTTCTCGGCGTACGAGGACCTGAAGATCGACCGGAACCTGATCGACTTCGAGGACGTCCTGCTGACGACCGTCGCGATCCTCGAGGAGGACGAGAAGGTCGCTGCCACCGTGCGGGCCCAGTACCGCCACTTCGTGGTCGACGAGTACCAGGACGTCTCCCCGCTGCAGCAGCGCATGCTGGACCTGTGGCTCGGGGAACGGCGCGAGCTGTGCGTCGTCGGTGACGCCAGCCAGACCATCTACTCGTTCACGGGGGCGACGTCGCGCCACCTGCTCGATTTCACCAAGCGCTACGAGGGTGCGCAGGTGGTCAGGCTGGTCCGTGACTACAGGTCCACACCCCAGGTGGTGCGGGCGGCGAACACCCTGCTGGCCGCGCGGAGCAGTGAGGTGGACCGCCGCGCGACCGGCACCACCTGGTCCGCTCCGCTCGAGCTGGTCGCCCAGCGGCCGCAGGGACCGGAGCCCGTCTTCACCGAGTGCAGTGACGACGAGGCCGAGGCGGCCGAGTGTGCGCGACGCATCGGTGTGCTGCTCGACCAGGGCGTGAAGGCGAGCGAGATCGCCATCCTCTACCGCACGAACGGGCAGTCGGAGGCGTACGAGCAGGCACTGGCGAGTGCGGGCATCGGGTACCAGCTGCGCGGTGGCGAGAGGTTCTTCCAGCGCCGCGAGGTCCGGGACGCCCTCCTCCAGTTGCGCGCCGCAGCACGTACCCAGGGCGACGACGACGTCCCCCAGCAGGTACGGGACGTCCTTGCCTCGCTCGGCTACACGTCCGTGGCACCCCAGAACGCGGGTGCGGTGCGGGAGAAGTGGGAGTCGCTGGCCGCCCTGGTGGGACTGGCCGACGAGCTCAACCGCGTGCGGGGGCCGGAGGCGTTCACCCTGCAGATGTTCGTCGCCGAGCTCGAGGAGAGGGCAGCGGCCCAGCATGCCCCGACGGTGCAGGGCGTCACCCTGGCGTCGCTGCACTCCGCGAAGGGGCTGGAGTGGGACGCCGTCTTCCTCGTCGGGCTGAGCGAGGGACTCATGCCCATCTCGTTCGCCGACACGCAGGAGGCCGTCGACGAGGAGCGCCGGCTGCTGTACGTGGGGATCACCCGCGCGCGCATCCACCTCTCGATGTCCTGGTCCACATCACGCTCCCCGGGCGGCCGCGCCAGCAGGAAGCCCTCGCGGTTCCTCGATGCGCTGCGTCCGGCCGGCACAGGACAGGCATCCTTCCGGCAGCCGCGGGCGAAGGCCACCCGCAAGACGGCCGGACCCGCCGTGTGCCGGGTGTGCAAGCGGCCGCTCCTCACGGGCTCGGAGCGGAAGATGGGACGCTGCAACGACTGCCCGGCCACCTACGAGGAACAGACCTTCGAAGCGCTGCGCGCATGGCGGCTCGGGGAGGCCCGGGACAAGGATGTGCCCGCCTTCGTCGTCTTCACGGACGCGACCCTCGTCGCCATCGCCGAGGCCCGGCCGGAGACCCTCGACGAACTCGGGGAGCTGGCCGGTGTCGGCTCGGCCATGCTCGAGCGGTACGGCGAAGCCGTCCTCGAGATCATCAGTGGCAACGCCTGA
- the hemL gene encoding glutamate-1-semialdehyde 2,1-aminomutase — protein sequence MTTSENLYERARALMPGGVNSPVRAFGSVGGTPRFLVDAHGAYVSDADGTEYVDLVCSWGPALLGHSHPDVIAAVHRAVDHGLTFGASTPAEADLAQLVKERVPAVELLRMVSTGTEATMTAVRLARGFTSRNLIVKFAGCYHGHVDSLLASAGSGVATLALPGSAGVTEATTAETLVLPYNDVEAVEEAFRTHGERIAAVITEAAPANMGVVTPAPGFNAFLSRITSEHGALFIVDEVMTGFRTHAGGYWKLTGGADDAEHPWTPDLLTFGKVIGGGIPAAALGGRADVMNYLAPIGPVYQAGTLSGNPIAMAAGVATLTAATADVYRHVDARSLEVSDALSAELSKAGVDHSIQRAGNLFSVAFGTAEHGVWNYADAQGQEAFRYGPFFHSMLDSGVYLPPSVYEAWFLSAAHDDAAMERIHAALPAAARAAAEAVPVD from the coding sequence ATGACGACTTCTGAGAACTTGTACGAACGCGCCCGCGCCCTCATGCCCGGCGGCGTCAACTCCCCCGTGCGGGCCTTCGGGTCCGTCGGCGGTACCCCGCGTTTCCTCGTCGACGCCCACGGGGCCTACGTCAGCGACGCCGACGGCACCGAGTACGTCGACCTCGTCTGTTCCTGGGGACCTGCCCTGCTCGGGCATTCCCACCCGGACGTCATCGCGGCCGTCCATCGCGCCGTCGACCACGGACTCACCTTCGGCGCCTCGACGCCCGCCGAGGCGGACCTCGCCCAGCTGGTGAAGGAACGCGTGCCCGCCGTCGAACTCCTGCGCATGGTGTCCACCGGCACCGAGGCCACCATGACGGCGGTACGCCTGGCGCGCGGATTCACGTCACGCAACCTCATCGTGAAGTTCGCCGGGTGCTATCACGGGCACGTGGACAGCCTCCTCGCGTCCGCCGGCTCCGGCGTGGCGACCCTGGCGCTGCCCGGTTCGGCCGGCGTCACGGAGGCCACGACGGCGGAGACGCTCGTCCTGCCCTACAACGACGTCGAAGCCGTCGAGGAGGCATTCCGCACGCACGGCGAGCGTATCGCCGCCGTCATCACGGAAGCGGCTCCCGCGAACATGGGGGTGGTGACGCCGGCTCCCGGCTTCAACGCATTCCTCAGCCGCATCACCTCCGAGCACGGGGCCCTGTTCATCGTGGACGAGGTCATGACCGGATTCCGCACGCACGCCGGTGGCTACTGGAAGCTCACGGGCGGGGCGGACGACGCGGAGCACCCGTGGACGCCCGACCTGCTGACCTTCGGCAAGGTGATCGGCGGCGGCATTCCCGCGGCGGCGCTCGGCGGTCGCGCGGACGTGATGAACTACCTCGCTCCGATCGGGCCGGTCTACCAGGCCGGCACCCTGTCCGGTAACCCGATCGCCATGGCGGCGGGCGTCGCCACCCTCACGGCGGCCACGGCGGACGTCTACCGGCACGTCGACGCCCGCTCGCTCGAGGTGAGCGACGCCCTCTCGGCGGAACTGTCGAAGGCCGGCGTCGACCACTCGATCCAGCGGGCGGGGAATCTCTTCAGCGTCGCGTTCGGCACCGCCGAGCACGGCGTGTGGAACTACGCCGACGCACAGGGACAGGAGGCGTTCCGCTACGGACCGTTCTTCCACTCCATGCTCGACTCCGGCGTGTACCTGCCGCCCTCGGTGTACGAGGCCTGGTTCCTCTCCGCGGCGCACGACGACGCGGCGATGGAACGGATCCACGCTGCGCTCCCCGCGGCGGCGCGGGCGGCGGCCGAGGCCGTCCCGGTCGACTAG